The sequence below is a genomic window from Chryseobacterium foetidum.
AAATAATATCCTGCGGTATTAAAGAAAACGTCGGTTTTTAAAATCATTTCCCGAAGCTGTTTTTAAAGTAGAATTTAAAACTAAATCAGGCTTAAACTTTCCTTCCGACAATAATTTAATTCTTGTCTGAACGTAAAAATCACCGGTTGCAAACCCTTCTCTTTTCTGCATTTGTCTTCGGAGAAAAACTTCATCCGAAACTTTATAATGCTCAATAAGAGTTTTCCAAACCTTTACAGAAACTTTTTCAGCAATTACCGGAACTTCAATTTTAAAAAGATTCGAAAAAGTTTCGTCATCATGACCGAAATAGTAGTCCCCCGTGAGGGTGAACTGCGTAAATGCCGGAATCGTGGCATTGGTAAATTCGGGAACGGTATTGGCATTCGGACCGAAATAATTGGTGGTATGGTGAATGAGATTTTGTGCAAGACAAAACTGGGCTGAAACGAGTATCAGCAATGGAATCTTTTTCACAGTTATTAGTAAGTTTAGTTTCAACAAATGTAGAAAAAGCAAAAGAACAAAAGCGGAAAATACCAAAAATTAATTTTCAAATTATCATTAAATAAAAAGACCAACCCTTGCGGATTGGTCTTTACAATATTTTAAAAAAGAGATTAAACTTTCTCAACCTGCATGAAGCTAAGCTCCATCGGTGTTTTTCTTCCGAAGATCAATACAGAAACTTCAATTTTCTTTTTGTCTTCAAGAATTTTTTCTACTGTACCGTTGAATCCGTTGAAAGGACCATCGATTACTTTTACATTCTCTCCTACGATAAAAGGAATTTCAAGATCAGTAGCGAATTCTGAAAGTTCATCCATTCTTCCGAGCATTCTGTTGATTTCAGATTTTCTCATCGGAACAGGATCACCTCCTTTTGTTAAGCTTAAGAAAGAAATTACTCCCGGAATGTTTTTAATGACATGGGGAATCTCACCCATCAAATCTGCCTCCACCATTAGGTAACCAGGATAATATGGTTTTTCTTTAGGAACTTTTTTACCGTTTCTCATCACGATAACTTTTTCCATAGGAATCACCACTTGAGTAACATACTGCTCAAACCCTAAACGTTTGATTTCTGTCTCAATGTAGTTTTTTACTTTATTTTCCTGTCCGCTGATGGCTTTCAGCACATACCATTTCAATTCACTCATTATGGGAAAATCCTTTTTTAGTTGAACATATTGATTAGCATTCCGATGATGTTGCTGATTGCTTTAGAGAAAAGCTCATCAACTCCAAAGGTAAACAATGCAAGAATCACAGTAGCTATAGTCACTACGATTGTAGAAGACTGAAGATCTGACCATTTCGGCCATTCAACTTTATGTCTGAATTCGTTATAAGAACCTTTTATAAAATCAACAAATGAACTCATAAATTATATTTGCACGGGCACAAGGATTCGAACCCTGATCAACGGTGTTGGAGACCGGTATCCTACCATTGGACGATGCCCGTAGATTAAAAAAGTTCCGTAAGTTTCCTTACGGAACTTTATTTTATTTTAGATGATTAGTCGATAATCTCAGTAACCTGACCTGAACCAACTGTTCTACCTCCCTCTCTGATCGCAAATCTAAGACCTACGTTAAGAGCAATTGGCTGAAGCAATTCTACAGTGATCTCTAAGTTATCACCAGGCATTACCATTTCTACACCTTCTGGCAAGAAGATCTCTCCTGTAACGTCAGTAGTTCTTACGTAGAACTGAGGACGGTACTTGTTGTGGAATGGAGTGTGACGTCCACCTTCTTCCTTAGAAAGGATATAAACAGATGCTTTGAATTTTTTGTGTGGCTTCACAGAGTCTTTCTTAGCGATTACCATACCTCTCTTGATGTCAGTTTTTTCAATACCTCTCAACAATAGACCTACGTTATCACCAGCTTCACCTCTGTCAAGGATTTTTCTGAACATCTCAACTCCTGTAATAGTAGAAGTTAATTTCTCATCACCCATACCTACGATATCAACTGGATCTCCAGTGTTGATAACACCAGCTTCGATTCTACCAGTTGCTACAGTACCTCTACCTGTAATAGAGAATACATCTTCGATTGGCATCAAGAATGGCTTTTCAGTATCTCTTGGTGGTTGCTCGATCCAAGTATCAACAGCGTCCATCAATTCTTCAACTGATTTGAACCATTTGTCTTCAGTATCAGGAGTAGCAGCAGTAGCAGCAGTAAGAGCTCCTAATGCAGAACCTTGAATTACCGGTGAGTTATCTCCGTCAAACTCGTAAGTAGACAATAGATCTCTAAGTTCCATTTCAACTAGCTCTAATAATTCAGCATCGTCTACCATGTCAACTTTGTTCATGAATACAACGATTCTAGGTACGTTTACCTGACGACAAAGAAGGATATGCTCTCTGGTTTGAGGCATTGGTCCGTCTGTAGCAGCACATACAACGATAGCACCGTCCATCTGAGCAGCACCAGTTACCATGTTCTTTACGTAATCCGCGTGACCTGGACAGTCAACGTGAGCGTAGTGTCTTTTTTCAGTTTCGTACTCGATGTGAGCAGTATTGATCGTGATACCTCTTTCTTTTTCTTCAGGAGCAGAGTCAATAGCAGAGAAATCTTTTTTCTCAGCAAGACCTTTGCTCGCTAATACAGCAGAAATTGCTGCAGTAAGTGTAGTTTTACCATGGTCAACGTGACCAATAGTACCAATGTTCAAGTGTGGTTTGTTACGATTAAACGTTTCCTTTGCCATGATTTAAATTATTTATTTATTGTTATTCAAATTTTCGGTGTGCAAATATAACGATTTTTTAAATATCAAAAACTTTTTATTGAAAAAACTTTTCGAAACAAACCAAAATACCCGCGAACCGTATTTTTTTCCGCAATGGAATTGCAAATTTAAACAAAATATTGAATTAAAAAAATCTGTTTGTAAATCCAATTTCAATTTTGTCTCGTATATAGCTGTATTATTAAATCAAATATTAAACATTATGAACAAACTATTCTCTCTGCTCCTGTCTGGAGCTATGGTAGCAACAGT
It includes:
- the nusG gene encoding transcription termination/antitermination protein NusG, which encodes MSELKWYVLKAISGQENKVKNYIETEIKRLGFEQYVTQVVIPMEKVIVMRNGKKVPKEKPYYPGYLMVEADLMGEIPHVIKNIPGVISFLSLTKGGDPVPMRKSEINRMLGRMDELSEFATDLEIPFIVGENVKVIDGPFNGFNGTVEKILEDKKKIEVSVLIFGRKTPMELSFMQVEKV
- the tuf gene encoding elongation factor Tu, which translates into the protein MAKETFNRNKPHLNIGTIGHVDHGKTTLTAAISAVLASKGLAEKKDFSAIDSAPEEKERGITINTAHIEYETEKRHYAHVDCPGHADYVKNMVTGAAQMDGAIVVCAATDGPMPQTREHILLCRQVNVPRIVVFMNKVDMVDDAELLELVEMELRDLLSTYEFDGDNSPVIQGSALGALTAATAATPDTEDKWFKSVEELMDAVDTWIEQPPRDTEKPFLMPIEDVFSITGRGTVATGRIEAGVINTGDPVDIVGMGDEKLTSTITGVEMFRKILDRGEAGDNVGLLLRGIEKTDIKRGMVIAKKDSVKPHKKFKASVYILSKEEGGRHTPFHNKYRPQFYVRTTDVTGEIFLPEGVEMVMPGDNLEITVELLQPIALNVGLRFAIREGGRTVGSGQVTEIID
- the secE gene encoding preprotein translocase subunit SecE; this encodes MSSFVDFIKGSYNEFRHKVEWPKWSDLQSSTIVVTIATVILALFTFGVDELFSKAISNIIGMLINMFN